One stretch of Borrelia coriaceae DNA includes these proteins:
- a CDS encoding plasmid maintenance protein translates to MMETKKPTNKYQHKLIVLISTLNYMNFKFKKYTQSDILYYFNNNIKKNSQKPAKIKTLQNYLYKLEKIFKITINYYRHLGVNMGTEINYILKYPKKECYHIINKYFKEKKETRHKNRVNAYLKKNCIKNSSVKKEECYYNYYNNKKEEKNKTKYIEKLQIKKYARKCNFKSNTFFSILDLKLEKNATIEILKILKRTENLIQNDIYKKKDDIKIRKSKTINKRLELNRILSEIFIGLKNKGYDEKQLTVQIQNIYNHYKNKPHFIIENNKYDDLEKIIKKLKKSITNTESTKKKDEREVKNNVFSILLDQFKHKIDIQILKDYLNKQDKLEYNKLFNSHYYYELLSIINSNINYLKSGKFENITS, encoded by the coding sequence ATGATGGAAACAAAAAAGCCTACAAATAAATATCAACACAAATTAATCGTTTTAATATCTACGTTAAATTACATGAACTTTAAATTTAAAAAATACACTCAAAGTGACATCCTTTATTATTTTAATAATAATATTAAAAAAAACAGTCAAAAGCCTGCTAAAATTAAAACACTACAAAACTATTTATATAAGTTAGAAAAAATATTTAAAATCACAATTAATTATTACAGACATTTGGGTGTCAACATGGGCACTGAAATTAATTATATACTCAAATATCCTAAAAAAGAATGTTACCATATCATCAATAAATATTTTAAAGAGAAAAAAGAGACAAGACATAAAAATCGTGTTAATGCATATCTTAAAAAGAATTGCATTAAAAATAGCAGTGTAAAAAAAGAGGAGTGTTATTATAATTACTATAATAATAAAAAAGAAGAAAAAAACAAAACAAAATACATAGAAAAATTACAAATCAAAAAATATGCTAGAAAATGCAACTTTAAATCAAACACTTTCTTTTCTATTTTAGACTTAAAACTAGAAAAAAATGCTACAATTGAAATATTAAAAATTCTTAAAAGAACCGAAAATTTAATTCAAAATGATATATACAAAAAAAAGGATGATATTAAAATAAGAAAAAGTAAAACTATAAATAAAAGACTAGAATTAAATAGGATACTTTCTGAAATATTTATTGGTTTAAAAAATAAAGGATATGATGAAAAACAACTAACAGTTCAAATTCAAAACATATATAATCATTATAAAAATAAACCTCACTTCATTATAGAAAATAACAAATACGATGATTTAGAAAAAATCATAAAAAAACTTAAAAAGTCAATAACAAATACTGAATCAACTAAAAAAAAGGATGAGAGAGAAGTTAAAAATAATGTGTTTAGTATACTTCTTGATCAGTTTAAGCATAAAATAGATATACAAATCTTAAAAGATTACTTAAATAAACAAGACAAGTTGGAATATAATAAGCTATTCAATAGCCATTATTATTATGAACTTTTAAGCATTATAAATAGTAATATAAATTACTTAAAATCAGGAAAATTTGAAAATATTACCAGTTAA
- a CDS encoding ParA family protein, whose protein sequence is MDRKKTTIITIASIKGGVGKSMISIVFSYLLKDMDKKILLIDLDPQNSLTSYFLKYIKNINDNNVYYLLKREQKVVFDKFLNRINDNMYIVPSHPILCKFEKENILYKELILEFYFDKNLSNYNFDYVIIDTPPSLSSLIYNALNVTDKVVVPIQTERWAVESFPILMDEIREVEMIRKKNIEVSIIENQFIKNRNTFKDIEKLLSIEYNNFIKGRVHFSNGIKVFINELREPNSQEIFYTEIKSALESIL, encoded by the coding sequence ATGGATAGAAAAAAAACTACAATAATCACCATTGCATCTATTAAAGGTGGTGTTGGAAAAAGTATGATATCCATCGTATTTAGTTACCTCTTAAAAGATATGGATAAAAAAATATTATTAATAGATTTGGATCCACAAAATAGTTTAACTAGTTATTTTTTAAAATATATAAAAAATATTAACGATAATAATGTTTATTATCTCTTAAAAAGAGAACAAAAAGTTGTTTTTGACAAATTTTTGAACCGGATTAATGATAATATGTACATAGTTCCATCGCATCCAATTCTATGTAAATTTGAAAAAGAGAATATTCTTTACAAAGAACTTATATTAGAGTTTTATTTTGATAAAAATTTATCTAATTATAATTTTGATTATGTAATAATTGATACACCACCTAGTTTAAGTTCTTTAATATATAATGCCCTAAATGTTACAGATAAAGTTGTAGTGCCTATTCAAACTGAAAGATGGGCAGTAGAATCATTTCCTATATTGATGGATGAAATAAGAGAAGTTGAAATGATCAGAAAAAAAAATATAGAAGTGTCGATAATAGAAAATCAATTTATCAAAAATAGAAATACTTTCAAGGACATTGAAAAGCTTTTGAGTATAGAATACAACAATTTTATTAAGGGTAGGGTTCATTTTTCTAACGGTATTAAAGTTTTTATTAATGAATTAAGAGAACCTAATAGTCAAGAAATATTTTACACAGAGATAAAGAGTGCACTGGAGAGTATACTTTAA
- a CDS encoding chromosome replication/partitioning protein, which yields MVGSRTKEIILNTRKSSIQYFENEELEYRSYKDQLRRIVIHDIDNKIKTMQILHQIRGKKLYLIDGYKKFEDFLSEFIISRSQAFLYLKIYKKVLDGSVSIEDIKQKGFKSVYRDVVNLATGSKSSKLSSIKPLKLQLKNQESYDFYKKNVKLTEFILDKLFSDEKKILKKLVNEFNSLKG from the coding sequence ATGGTAGGGTCAAGAACAAAAGAAATTATTTTAAATACTAGGAAAAGTAGTATTCAATACTTTGAGAATGAAGAACTTGAATATAGAAGTTATAAGGATCAATTGCGTAGGATTGTGATACATGATATTGATAATAAAATCAAAACAATGCAGATTCTTCATCAAATAAGAGGAAAAAAACTTTATCTTATTGACGGTTACAAAAAATTTGAAGATTTTTTATCAGAATTCATAATATCTAGAAGTCAAGCTTTTCTATACTTAAAAATCTATAAAAAAGTATTAGATGGGAGCGTAAGTATAGAAGATATTAAGCAAAAGGGATTTAAAAGTGTTTATAGAGATGTGGTGAATTTAGCAACGGGAAGTAAGTCTTCAAAACTAAGTTCTATAAAACCATTAAAATTGCAACTTAAGAATCAAGAAAGTTATGATTTTTATAAAAAAAATGTAAAACTTACAGAATTTATATTAGATAAACTTTTTTCAGATGAAAAAAAAATATTAAAAAAATTAGTAAATGAATTTAACAGTTTAAAGGGCTAA
- a CDS encoding variable large family protein yields the protein MFGSFGNALGDALGLTVVKFGDNKSAVGKHLDKVKKGLENTKNKLKELSGKISETKNADTKGVEDAIKNSSGVFEKLIESVTKLVGATSGDTDDIGHNAAPAAAPANRDNVEAFISGVKEIIKTATASGVKIEDSKGKEGSPVEKILILQLLCLVALL from the coding sequence ATTTTTGGTTCCTTTGGGAATGCTCTTGGTGATGCTTTAGGTCTTACTGTAGTAAAATTTGGTGATAATAAAAGTGCAGTTGGGAAACACCTTGATAAGGTAAAAAAAGGATTAGAAAATACTAAGAATAAATTAAAAGAGCTCTCAGGTAAGATATCTGAAACAAAGAATGCTGATACTAAAGGTGTTGAAGATGCAATTAAAAACTCAAGTGGTGTTTTTGAAAAACTAATTGAATCTGTAACTAAACTTGTTGGTGCTACTAGTGGTGACACTGATGATATTGGCCATAATGCTGCTCCTGCTGCTGCACCAGCTAATAGAGATAATGTTGAAGCTTTTATCTCAGGAGTTAAAGAAATAATTAAGACTGCCACTGCCTCTGGTGTAAAGATTGAGGACAGTAAGGGTAAAGAAGGTAGTCCTGTAGAAAAAATTCTGATTCTCCAACTGCTATGCTTGGTGGCGTTACTGTAA
- a CDS encoding variable large family protein: protein MKINIKNIRVRSICATLFISLFLSCNNGIEDLQKEKDFLSSLANLGKGFLDVFVSFGDMVTDTLDIKADTKKEDIGKYFINIEKTMISVKEKLQAEVAKNGYEKVKAVVDKFIIDVLDKIAEGSKKAAIGVGDAGVISNASESSGQEAEPAQAESVNALVKGIKTMVSVVLKDGEGSAEATKTTQNENKEIGKLFGQKSAATETVAAASASVGAVSGADILRAIAKSGDVSGTPVITSAQDAASIAVAQKQNTQTLNVAKKYAVIAAGIALRVMAKGGQFAANNDKKVVHAVNGAAASAVSKTLSTLIIAIRNTVDSGLKKINDALATVTQEDHSVAVIKTAEATSSTQQ from the coding sequence ATGAAAATAAATATTAAAAATATTAGAGTAAGAAGTATTTGTGCAACATTATTTATCTCTCTATTCCTTTCTTGTAATAATGGAATAGAAGACCTTCAAAAGGAAAAAGATTTCTTATCCTCACTTGCTAATTTAGGCAAGGGCTTCTTAGATGTTTTTGTATCATTTGGTGATATGGTTACAGATACATTGGATATTAAAGCAGATACTAAAAAGGAAGATATAGGTAAGTATTTTATTAATATTGAAAAAACTATGATATCAGTTAAAGAGAAGTTGCAAGCTGAAGTTGCTAAGAATGGTTATGAAAAGGTTAAAGCAGTTGTTGATAAGTTTATTATTGACGTATTAGACAAAATTGCAGAAGGCTCTAAAAAAGCAGCAATCGGAGTTGGAGATGCCGGTGTTATTAGTAATGCTTCTGAATCTAGTGGCCAGGAAGCTGAACCTGCACAAGCTGAAAGCGTTAACGCACTTGTTAAAGGAATTAAGACAATGGTTAGTGTGGTTTTGAAAGATGGTGAGGGTAGTGCAGAGGCTACTAAAACAACGCAGAATGAAAACAAGGAAATTGGCAAGTTGTTTGGTCAGAAATCTGCTGCTACTGAAACCGTAGCAGCAGCTAGTGCATCAGTAGGAGCAGTGAGTGGTGCTGATATATTGCGGGCCATTGCTAAGTCTGGTGATGTTTCTGGGACTCCTGTTATTACTTCAGCACAAGATGCAGCAAGTATTGCTGTTGCTCAAAAACAAAATACTCAGACTCTTAATGTAGCAAAGAAATATGCTGTTATTGCAGCAGGTATAGCATTAAGGGTAATGGCTAAAGGGGGTCAATTTGCTGCTAATAATGATAAGAAAGTTGTTCATGCAGTAAATGGCGCGGCAGCTAGTGCAGTAAGTAAAACATTAAGTACTCTAATAATTGCAATAAGAAATACTGTTGATAGTGGTTTAAAAAAGATAAATGATGCTCTTGCTACAGTTACACAAGAAGATCATTCCGTAGCAGTTATTAAAACAGCAGAAGCAACATCTAGTACACAGCAGTAA
- the bdr gene encoding Bdr family repetitive protein yields the protein MVLAELIKAGINRDIADDLYYRYYKNELTYKDLELIKMELKSDIKDLGGR from the coding sequence ATGGTTTTAGCTGAACTAATTAAAGCTGGGATTAATAGAGATATTGCTGATGATTTGTATTATAGGTATTATAAAAATGAGCTAACTTATAAGGATCTTGAGCTTATTAAGATGGAATTAAAATCCGATATAAAAGATCTTGGTGGACGATAA
- a CDS encoding CRASP family complement regulator-acquiring lipoprotein produces the protein MITNFFKKFLFISLLTTLGATENENSTVLIEQNLTELENIQNDNENTQHNHSLNLNEELLLQNDDRKEIKFIEAQKIGENADLIFNIIETATNNYNKITKDNKKIEKSDQEGMKTAFDKIILDNNKPLSQNTNKIYREALYLSLDWDINTLKNFKEQLIFSIEKVKTTHLHTQMVKIGINIQIYSEIALYTVCCNSKTKNNLYNKKLTTEDLKNIKTQIDEIMTLRKQWQALINKNNYIGFFHNELLKEAKEVLNNIKTINTEIQTILKDKKS, from the coding sequence ATGATTACTAATTTTTTTAAAAAATTTTTATTTATTTCACTCCTAACTACTTTAGGGGCTACAGAAAATGAAAACTCAACAGTCTTAATAGAACAAAATTTAACTGAATTAGAAAATATTCAAAATGATAACGAAAATACACAACATAATCACAGTCTAAATCTTAACGAAGAACTATTATTACAAAATGATGATAGAAAAGAAATCAAATTTATTGAAGCTCAAAAAATAGGAGAAAATGCTGACCTCATTTTTAATATAATAGAAACTGCTACAAATAACTACAACAAAATAACTAAAGATAACAAAAAAATTGAAAAGTCAGACCAAGAAGGAATGAAAACTGCATTTGACAAAATCATACTCGACAATAACAAACCACTAAGCCAGAATACAAACAAAATATATAGAGAAGCATTATACTTATCTTTAGATTGGGACATAAATACCCTAAAAAATTTCAAAGAACAACTTATCTTCTCAATAGAAAAAGTAAAAACCACGCACTTACATACACAAATGGTAAAAATAGGAATTAACATCCAAATATACTCTGAAATAGCATTATATACAGTTTGTTGCAACAGTAAAACAAAAAATAACCTTTATAATAAAAAATTAACCACTGAAGATTTAAAAAATATAAAAACCCAAATTGATGAAATTATGACCCTAAGGAAACAATGGCAAGCGCTTATAAATAAAAATAATTATATCGGATTCTTTCACAATGAGTTACTTAAAGAAGCTAAGGAAGTACTTAATAACATAAAAACAATAAATACAGAAATCCAAACAATTCTAAAAGATAAAAAATCATAA
- the bdr gene encoding Bdr family repetitive protein: protein MGYAQPVITQQMVIAELIKAGINRDIAADLSFRYYHNELTYKDIEYLKENFDIKLKHLEDKLSNIKDDLDSKIDTVENNLNIKIDIVRNELKSDIAFISNEISLVRKDMEINKIELKKDISNLEKNNKWIFSLTFALWLTILGGFIALILK, encoded by the coding sequence ATGGGATATGCACAACCTGTGATTACACAACAAATGGTTATAGCTGAACTGATTAAAGCTGGGATTAATAGAGACATTGCTGCTGACCTTTCTTTTAGATATTATCATAATGAGCTTACTTATAAAGATATTGAGTATCTTAAAGAGAATTTTGACATAAAATTAAAACATTTAGAAGATAAGCTTAGTAATATTAAAGATGATCTTGATAGCAAAATTGATACTGTTGAGAATAATCTAAATATAAAGATAGACATTGTTAGAAATGAATTAAAATCAGATATTGCGTTTATTAGCAATGAGATTTCTCTCGTTAGAAAAGATATGGAGATTAATAAGATAGAACTTAAAAAAGATATATCTAATTTAGAAAAGAATAATAAATGGATATTTAGTTTAACCTTTGCATTATGGTTAACAATACTTGGTGGTTTTATAGCCTTAATACTTAAATAA
- a CDS encoding variable large family protein produces the protein MLGGVTVTAAGTVAKLAGEVSQADPWAMIDKIKNATTKNDTASADNDNAEHGANAVGNNGATAANKADFAAAVALKSMIKNGKLNANAGDISAVKAVATIAVNKVLGTLDLIIRKTVESKLEEARKAVKE, from the coding sequence ATGCTTGGTGGCGTTACTGTAACTGCTGCTGGTACTGTTGCTAAGTTGGCTGGTGAAGTATCTCAAGCTGATCCGTGGGCAATGATTGATAAGATTAAAAATGCTACAACTAAAAATGATACTGCCTCAGCTGATAATGATAATGCTGAACATGGTGCTAATGCTGTTGGAAATAATGGTGCTACCGCAGCGAACAAGGCAGACTTTGCAGCAGCTGTTGCACTTAAGTCTATGATTAAGAATGGCAAATTGAATGCTAATGCTGGTGACATTAGTGCGGTTAAAGCTGTAGCAACAATTGCTGTAAATAAGGTTTTGGGAACACTTGATTTGATAATTAGAAAAACAGTAGAAAGCAAGCTAGAGGAAGCAAGAAAAGCAGTTAAGGAATAG
- a CDS encoding DUF226 domain-containing protein, whose product MDNILERLKKKKLEIKVKKDRPIFIKIESKNNRTIYHTKIMNDLYIFGIHRRQKNKFFISFRELFNQDKIKALNLFSIRYNDKFLGIFYGYRKPVQNVVKKYEENGILKMSTFSKVYYIEFRFKKGSVCCYIKGLARLLKKEKIDTKYYKSLVEKFTSLEKQVYEFYDKKLTDGSLIKKWIEKKLQ is encoded by the coding sequence ATGGATAATATATTAGAACGTCTCAAAAAAAAGAAATTAGAAATTAAAGTGAAAAAGGATAGGCCTATTTTCATAAAAATAGAGAGTAAAAACAACAGGACAATATATCATACAAAAATTATGAATGATTTATATATATTTGGAATTCATAGAAGACAAAAAAACAAATTCTTTATTTCGTTTAGAGAACTATTTAACCAAGACAAAATAAAAGCACTTAATCTTTTTTCTATAAGATACAATGATAAATTCTTAGGTATTTTCTATGGTTATAGAAAACCAGTACAGAATGTTGTAAAAAAATATGAGGAAAACGGCATTTTGAAAATGTCTACGTTTTCGAAAGTTTATTACATAGAGTTTAGATTTAAAAAAGGAAGTGTTTGTTGTTATATTAAAGGACTTGCTCGTTTACTAAAAAAAGAAAAGATTGATACGAAATATTATAAATCTTTAGTTGAAAAATTCACAAGTCTAGAAAAACAAGTATATGAGTTTTATGATAAAAAGTTAACAGATGGGAGTCTTATAAAAAAATGGATAGAAAAAAAACTACAATAA